From Haemorhous mexicanus isolate bHaeMex1 chromosome 1, bHaeMex1.pri, whole genome shotgun sequence, one genomic window encodes:
- the WRNIP1 gene encoding ATPase WRNIP1: MEPTEGAEGERVVQCPVCLRELPGADINAHLDRCLQAGGAEAEPPSKRPRLAAAPSGSQAEGQPEEARPPAGSPVFSLFHKGRGGGQGPAAAGGRSGAGRDEAAVPAGHGCAAALCGESLAQKLEGKPLAERLRPDTLGDYVGQERVLGAETLLRSLLESHEIPSLILWGPPGCGKTTLAHIIANSSKKNGMRFVTLSATSAKTNDVRDVISQAQNEKRLFKRKTILFIDEIHRFNKSQQDTFLPHVECGTVTLIGATTENPSFQVNAALLSRCRVIVLEKLSAEAMEAVLMRAVRFLGLQVLGQGDQHSTPATGSSSKSSEFPVYIEEKALNTLAYLCDGDARTGLNGLQLAVQARVAVGRNAPLNTTAKGGAAHGILVTEEHVKEGLQRSHILYDRAGEEHYNCISALHKSMRGSDENASLYWLARMLEGGEDPLYVARRLVRFASEDIGLADPLALTQAVAAYQGCHFIGMPECEVILAQCVVYFARAPKSIEVYRAYGNVKECLRMHTGPLPPVPLHLRNAPTRLMKNLGYGKGYKYNPMYKGPVEQDYLPEELKGTDFFKERKT; encoded by the exons ATGGAGCCGACGGAGGGCGCCGAGGGGGAGCGGGTGGTGCAGTGCCCCGTGTGCCTGCGGGAGCTGCCGGGCGCCGACATCAACGCGCACCTGGACCGCTGCCTGCAGGCCGGCGGGGCCGAGGCCGAGCCCCCCAGCAAGCGGCCGCGCCTCGCCGCCGCCCCGTCGGGCAGTCAGGCCGAGGGGCAGCCGGAGGaggcccgcccgcccgccgggtCCCCCGTCTTCTCCCTCTTCCACAAGGGCCGTGGCGGcgggcagggcccggcagcCGCCGGCGGGAggagcggcgcggggcgggACGAGGCCGCCGTGCCGGCGGGCCATGGATGCGCGGCCGCGCTGTGCGGGGAGAGCCTGGCGCAGAAGCTGGAGGGGAAGCCCCTGGCCGAGCGGCTGCGGCCGGACACGCTGGGGGACTACGTGGGGCAGGAGCGGGTGCTGGGGGCGGAGACCCTGCTGCGGTCCCTGCTGGAGTCCCACGAAATCCCCTCGCTCATCCTCTGGGGGCCGCCGGGCTGCGGGAAG ACTACACTGGCCCACATCATagccaacagcagcaaaaagaaTGGCATGAGGTTTGTGACACTGTCAGCCACAAGTGCCAAGACAAATGATGTTCGAGATGTCATCAGCCAAGCCCAGAATGAAAAAAGACTCTTCAAGAGAAAAACTATCCTCTTTATTGATGAGATCCATCGTTTCAATAAATCTCAGCAG GACACTTTCCTTCCTCACGTCGAGTGTGGGACGGTGACCCTGATAGGAGCGACCACAGAAAACCCTTCCTTCCAAGTCAACGCCGCTCTCCTGAGCCGGTGCCGGGTGATCGTCCTGGAGAAGCTCTCGGCTGAAGCGATGGAGGCAGTTCTGATGAGGGCCGTCAGGTTCTTAGGGCTCCAGGTTTTGGGCCAGGGCGACCAGCACAGCACTCCTGcgactggcagcagcagcaagagctcagA ATTCCCGGTGTACATAGAGGAGAAAGCTCTGAACACACTTGCCTATCTTTGCGATGGGGATGCCAGGACTGGGCTGAATGGACTCCAGTTGGCAGTTCAGGCCAGAGTAGCAGTGGGAAGGAACGCTCCTTTAAACACCACTGCCAAAGGTGGTGCTGCACATGGCATTCTGGTAACAGAAGAGCATGTAAAGGAGGGGCTCCAGCGATCTCACATCCTGTACGACCGAGCAG GAGAAGAACATTACAACTGCATCTCTGCCCTGCACAAGTCTATGAGAGGCTCTGATGAAAACGCCTCCCTTTACTGGCTGGCTCGAATGCTTGAGGGCGGTGAGGATCCACTCTATGTGGCAAGGAGGCTGGTGAGGTTTGCAAGTGAAGATATAG GACTGGCAGATCCTCTGGCTTTAACGCAAGCAGTTGCTGCTTATCAAGGCTGTCACTTCATTGGAATGCCTGAGTGTGAG GTGATTCTAGCACAGTGTGTAGTGTACTTTGCCAGAGCCCCAAAGTCTATAGAGGTGTACAGGGCATATGGCAACGTCAAGGAATGCCTGAGGATGCACACAGGACCACTGCCCCCTGTTCCCCTGCACCTGAGAAACGCCCCAACAAGGCTCATGAAGAATTTGGGCTATGGAAAAGGCTACAAATACAACCCCATGTACAAGGGACCTGTGGAGCAGGACTATCTACCAGAAGAGTTGAAAGGAACAGACTTCTTCAAGGAACGAAAAACATGA